One stretch of Mustelus asterias chromosome 21, sMusAst1.hap1.1, whole genome shotgun sequence DNA includes these proteins:
- the LOC144509515 gene encoding uncharacterized protein LOC144509515, whose protein sequence is MAEPLFGFYCTSFRHKAESVTKMKTEPERLGVDTQRRCLIVWACVLASAALLSAYVGAVALQRVLALKAEISSMREELERYKGRLDQLGSLARGTGARAANRSGLGGQAAQRPQAGLRSRERLAEGEVKVRRGRSLPVPTRSSLLQLIATNNRKPVARVSNCQRCVPGRSQQACRAERKPVSNQDQAEETAIPWILSLRKGTALSKMDDKISVRETGYFLVYSQVWYKDNTFTMGHFIKRIKASIVGNEPQSIILFRCIQNMPACCPNNSCFTAGIAKLEAGDELQLVIPRSEAHVALTGDGTFFGAVKLS, encoded by the coding sequence atggcagagcctTTATTTGGATTTTATTGCACCAGTTTCCGTCACAAAGCAGAATCCGTGACAAAGATGAAAACAGAGCCGGAGAGACTAGGCGTCGACACTCAACGCAGATGTTTGATCGTCTGGGCCTGCGTCCTTGCCTCGGCCGCCCTACTCTCGGCCTACGTGGGGGCAGTGGCCTTGCAACGCGTCCTGGCCCTCAAGGCGGAGATCTCgtccatgagggaggagctggagaGGTATAAAGGCCGGCTGGATCAGCTGGGCTCCCTGGCGAGAGGGACCGGAGCGAGAGCGGCAAACCGGAGCGGCCTGGGAGGCCAGGCCGCCCAGCGACCCCAGGCCGGGCTCCGGAGCCGGGAGAGACTCGCAGAGGGGGAAGTGAAAGTTCGGAGGGGGAGATCACTCCCTGTGCCAACTCGCTCGTCCCTGTTGCAGCTGATCGCGACTAACAACCGGAAGCCGGTGGCGAGAGTGAGCAACTGCCAGAGATGCGTGCCGGGGAGATCCCAACAGGCTTGCCGAGCCGAACGCAAACCCGTTTCCAATCAGGACCAGGCGGAGGAGACCGCGATCCCGTGGATTCTTAGCCTGCGCAAAGGGACCGCCCTCAGCAAGATGGACGACAAGATTTCCGTGCGAGAGACAGGCTACTTTCTGGTCTACAGCCAAGTGTGGTACAAGGATAACACTTTCACGATGGGGCATTTCATCAAACGGATAAAGGCCAGCATCGTTGGCAACGAGCCGCAGTCCATAATCCTCTTCCGGTGCATCCAGAACATGCCCGCCTGTTGCCCGAATAACTCCTGCTTCACCGCTGGCATTGCCAAGCTGGAGGCGGGAGATGAGCTGCAACTTGTGATCCCACGGAGTGAGGCCCACGTCGCATTGACTGGAGACGGGACATTCTTCGGAGCAGTAAAACTGTCATAA